TCCATATTTATTTAATTTGACAGTTAAAAAACGTAAAATACGTTCATCTTGTCTTAATTTTAATTCTAAATCAGAGATTAAATTGGGGATCAACAAAAATTCAAATAAATGATAACAACCACTTTGTTTTTTTTGAATAGAATAAGCTAGTTTTTTTAATCCCCAATGTTCCTGATAAAGGATTTTTCCTTTTTTTTGGATTAGATAATTTTCATATTCTTTTGCTGTTTCTTTTGCTTGATCATCAGATAATATAGGAGTGATTATCATGATGTTTTCATAATGTTTAAGCATTGAATTTTTTTTACTTTTTACTAAAATGTAAATCTATATTTTTATGTTCTTTTTTCAAAAGAACATTCTATATTTTTTCTTTGATTTTATTTATCAATTTTTCTACGCGTTGTATGCTTTCTTCTTTTCCTAGCATTTCTAAAATCATGAAAATATCAATTCCTTTTAGAACCCCGACTAAAGCCAAGCGGAATAATTGCATGATTTTATGTCTATTTTTTCGATCCTCTTGAAACAAGTTTCTCAAATTGAGAGACGTAAATTGACTTGTATGAGATAACAATATTTTTGCATTTTCTAATTGATCGATAGATTTTTGATGACAAATTTTATTGAAAAAATTAGATTCATAAGAATTAGGAGAAATAAAAAAATAAAAAGAATGTTCCCATATTTCATGAACGAAATATATTCTATCAATCGTTATATGAATAATTTTCCACAAATAATCTTTTTTACAGAAGATCGAAACTTTTTTAAGTTTTTCGCAAAGAAATGAAAATATTTCTTTTTTATTTTTATTCAAATATTTTTTATTGAACCAATTAGCTTTTTTTAGATCAAAAAAAACACCAGATTTATTTATTTTTTCCAGAGAAAAAAAATTTATTAATTCTTGTAAAGAAAAAATTTCCCTTTTGATTCCAGGATTCCATCCTAATAAAGCTAACATATTCACGAATGATTCCGGAAAATAACCTAACTCCCTATATCCTGGAATGATGATTTGAGTCTCTGGAACTTTCCATTGAATAGGAAATATAGGATAATCTAAGCTATCTGCATTTCTTTTGCTTATTTTACCCTTTCCATCCTTTCTTAAAATTAAAGGTAAATGTGCAAAATGAGGTGGGATCCACCCAAAAGACCTATACAATAATATATGCAAAGACATAGATGAAAGCCATTCTTCTCCTCTTAAAACATGAGTGATTTTCATAAGATGATCGTCTATTGTATTAGCTAAATGATAAGTAGCCACTCCATCTGATTTTAACAAAATCTTATCGTCTAAATGATCTGTATCTACTATTATATTTCCACGTATGAGATCATACATATTCAATTTTTCTCCAGGTTGTGTTTTGAATCGAATCACATAGGAAGAACAAGATTGTAATTTTGCATGTAATTGTTTTTTCGTCATAGTTAAAGAATTATCCATATCCATTCGAATTCTATAATTATAAGAAAAAGTTAATCCACGATCGTTATATTCCTTCCTTTTTTGATCAATATCTGTATCAAAAGCATAATAAGCATATCCTTTTTCTAACAATTGATTTATATAATAACGATAAATATTCAATCTTTCAGATTGATAATAAGGGTAATAAGGGCCACCATAACCTACTCCTTCATCAGGTTCTATATGACACCATTTTAAAGTTTCAAGAATATACGATTCAGAATTAGAAACAAATCTTTTTCGATCAGTATCTTCTATTCTAAGAATAAATGTTCCTCCATGTTTTTTAGCAAAAAGATAATTATATAATGCAGTTCTGATTCCACCTAAATGAAGTGGTCCTGTAGGACTAGGAGCAAAACGAACTCTTACAAAATTTTGTAACATAATAAATAATTAATGAATCTTATTTTCCAATGCAAAATTTTGAGAAAATATTTTTCAGAATATCTTCACTTGTTACTTCTCCCGTTATCTCTCCTAAATAACGCAATGCTTCTTTAATATAGATAGAAACTAAATCTTCTGAAAGCCCTTTTTTTAAAGCAT
This genomic window from Blattabacterium cuenoti contains:
- the rpsF gene encoding 30S ribosomal protein S6, translating into MLKHYENIMIITPILSDDQAKETAKEYENYLIQKKGKILYQEHWGLKKLAYSIQKKQSGCYHLFEFLLIPNLISDLELKLRQDERILRFLTVKLNKYGVEYGERRRKKLLKKDEEL
- the gltX gene encoding glutamate--tRNA ligase, whose translation is MLQNFVRVRFAPSPTGPLHLGGIRTALYNYLFAKKHGGTFILRIEDTDRKRFVSNSESYILETLKWCHIEPDEGVGYGGPYYPYYQSERLNIYRYYINQLLEKGYAYYAFDTDIDQKRKEYNDRGLTFSYNYRIRMDMDNSLTMTKKQLHAKLQSCSSYVIRFKTQPGEKLNMYDLIRGNIIVDTDHLDDKILLKSDGVATYHLANTIDDHLMKITHVLRGEEWLSSMSLHILLYRSFGWIPPHFAHLPLILRKDGKGKISKRNADSLDYPIFPIQWKVPETQIIIPGYRELGYFPESFVNMLALLGWNPGIKREIFSLQELINFFSLEKINKSGVFFDLKKANWFNKKYLNKNKKEIFSFLCEKLKKVSIFCKKDYLWKIIHITIDRIYFVHEIWEHSFYFFISPNSYESNFFNKICHQKSIDQLENAKILLSHTSQFTSLNLRNLFQEDRKNRHKIMQLFRLALVGVLKGIDIFMILEMLGKEESIQRVEKLINKIKEKI